The Acidobacteriota bacterium genomic sequence ACCGAGAGCGGAAGGCCCTACTTCGCGATGGAGTACGTGCAGGGGGAGCCGATCACCCGCTGGTGCGACCGGCATCGTCTGAGCATCCGGGAACGGCTCGAGCTGTTCGTGAAGGTGTGCGACGGCGTCCAGCACGCGCACCAGAAGGGGATCATCCACCGCGACCTCAAGCCCACCAACATCCTCGTCGCCGGGGACGCCGCGTCCCCGCAGCCGAAGATCATCGACTTCGGGATCGCGAAGGCGATGACGCGGGGGACGGGGGAGGTGACGCGGATCACCGAGCTGGGGCAGCTCGTCGGGACGCCGGAGTACATGAGCCCCGAGCAGGCCGGGCTCACGGCGCAGGACGTGGACACGCGCGCCGACATCTACGCGCTCGGCGTGATCTTGTACGAGCTCGTCACCGGGGCGCTCCCGTTCGAGTCAGACGACCTGAGGTCGCTCCCGCCGGAGGAGATGCGGCGGCGAATCCGCGACGAGGACCCTCCGCGCCTGAGCACGCGCGCCGCGCGCCTCGGCGCGCGCCTCGCCGCCGCGGCGTCGAACCGGCAGGTGCGGCCGGAGCGGTTCCCGGATCACGTGCGCGGGGACCTCGAGTGGATCACGGCGCGGGCGATGGAGAAGGACCGCGCGCGGCGGTACGAGACGGCGAACGATCTGGCGCGCGACCTCGAGAGACACCTGAGGCACGAGCCGGTCCTCGCGAGCCCGCCGAGCACGATGTATCGCCTCGGGAAGCTCGCGCGGCGCCACCGGGTGGCCTTCGCCGCGGGAGGGCTCGTCGCCGCGATCCTCGTCGTCGCCAGCGTCGTGAGCACGGCCCTGTACTTTCAGGCGCAGAAGGCGGCCGCCGCGGCGGCGATCGAGGCGGGGAAGTCGGCGCAGGTCGCGAAGTTCATGGAGGAGATGCTCGAGGGGGTCGGTCCATCGGTGGCGCTCGGCCGCGACACGAAGCTGATGCGCGAGATCCTCGACAGGACGGCGGCGCGCGTCGACAAGGAGCTGAAGGCGCAGCCTCTCGTCGAGGCGGAGCTTCGGATGACGCTCGGGCGGACGTACTTCGACCTGGGGGAGCTTGCGCCGGCGAAGACGCAGTTCGAGAAGGCGCTCGCGATCCTCAAGGGCGAGAAAGGGGAGCGGGACGCGGCGACGCTGCGCGCGGCGTCGCGGCTCGGCACGACGATGTACCAGCTCGGCGATCTCAAGGGGGCGGAAGCGTCGCTCACCGCGACGGCGCGGGCGCAGACCGAGATCTTCGGCGCGGACGACCCGGACGCGCTCAGGACCCAGTCCGACCTCTCGATGGTCCTGGTCTACGGGTCGAAGCTCGATGAGGCGGAGAAGCTCGTGAAGAGGATTCTCCCCGGGCTCAAGAAGGCCTTCGGCCCTTCGGGGCAGACGACGCGCGAGGCGATGAACAATCTCGCGCAGGCCTACACCGACGCGAGTCGTCTTCCCGAGGCGGAGGCGCTCTACAAGGAGATCCTCGAGGCGACGCTTTCGGATCTGGGTCCCGAGCATCCGGGGACGCTCGAGATCCAGATAAATCTCGGCTGGCTCTACCGGCACGAGGAGAGGCTCAGGGAGGCCGACGCGATGACCGCCGGCGCGCTCGCGACGATGCGACGGGTCCTCGGCAACGAGCACCCGATGACGCAGATCGGGGTGAACAACCTGGCGGTCATCTACAAGGCCGAGAAGAAGTACAAGGAGGCGGAGCCCCTCTACATCGAGAACGTCGAGAGCGGCAAGCGAACGCTCGGCGCGCAGCACCCCGAGACGGTGGTCGGGATCATCAACCTCGCCGGCTTCCATCGGACGGTGGGGGACTGCGCGAAGGGGGAGCCCGAGGCGGACGAGGCGATCCGCGCGATCGAGTCGCACGATTTCGGGGAGTTCCTGGCGGGGGCGGGGGCCTACTTCGTCCGGGGGTCGTGCCGCGCCGACGTCGGGCGCTACGCGGAAAGTGAGCCCGACCTTCTGAAGGCCCTCGAGAAGCTTGAGCTGCGCGCGAACTCGAGCCCGCAGAAGAGGATTGAGACGCTCGAGTATCTCGTGAAGACCGAAGCGAAGCTCGGTCGGCCGGCGAAGGCCGAGGAGTTCAGGAAGCGCCTCGACGCGCTCGCCGGCCGATCGTAGGTGGGGAGCTAGCCGCCGTGGTGACGGGGCCTCGAGCCGTCGTGGGGACCGCCCGGGCCGGGCATGTCGTCGTCGCCGATGTTCGCGAGCGCCTTCTCGAGCTGAACGAGCTGATCGCTGGTCAGGACGGAGCGGATGTCCTTGACCAGGTAGGCCTCCGCGACCGCGACGTCGGCGTGGACGTTCGCCATCGTGGCCACGTCGCTCCGGATCGCGGACTCGTCGACCGGATCCGCGAGGATCTGATCCACGAGCGCCTTGTGCGCCGTGCCGAGCTGCGCGAGCTTCGTCTGGTTCGTCGCGTGGAACTGCTCGAACTTGCCGTGGATCGCGGTCTTCTCCTCTTCCGTCAGGTCCAGGGTGTGGAGGGCCATCATCAGCTTGTGGGCGACGGGCGAGCCCATCATCCCACCCATCGGGTGCATCATCCCGCCTTCGGGTCCGGGTCCGGGGCCATGACCCGGGCCGCCGGCAAAGACGGGCACGGCGAGGGCGAGTGGAAGGGCGAGGGCGAGCGTGCGGGCTATCATTCTTCGATGCGGCATGAGGTCTCCTATGCGATGATCCGTGGGATGGTGATCGTTCCGTTCCTGACGGTTGCCGTCTTCATCCGGGTAGACAGCCGCCCGGCCCCCAAGGTTACACGGTTTTTCACGCACCGCAGTGTAACCGCGAGCCCGCCGAGGGCTGTCTGACATTGGTGGAGGCGCCTCTTTGGAGAGAATGTGGACGGCAGTGCTTGGATTCCTGCCGATGACGGCCGACCCAGGGGCTGCCATCCCCGCGGGGGAGGCCGCGCTGGTCGCGGCGAGCCTTCGCGGCGACGAAGGGGCCTTCGCCGATCTCGTGCAGCTCCACCAGCACCGGGTCTTCAAGCTCGCGGGGCGCTTCTTCCGGAGCCGCGAGGACGTGGAGGATGCCGCGCAGGAGACCTTCCTGAGGGCGTGGCGCAAGCTCGCGAGCTACCAGGGCCGCGCTCCCTTCGAGCACTGGCTGACGCGCGTCTGCCTCAACTGCTGCTACGCGAAGCTGAAGGCGGCGCCGCGGCCAATGGAGGTGATGGAGGTTCACGCGGAGGCGGCGGGCGCGTCGGCCCATCCTCTCGTCTCCCTGGAGGTCGAACAGGCGCTTCGCACGCTCGACCCGAGGGATCGCTTCATCCTCCTCCTTCTCGACGGCGAGGGGTGGGATGTCGCGG encodes the following:
- a CDS encoding periplasmic heavy metal sensor, which codes for MPHRRMIARTLALALPLALAVPVFAGGPGHGPGPGPEGGMMHPMGGMMGSPVAHKLMMALHTLDLTEEEKTAIHGKFEQFHATNQTKLAQLGTAHKALVDQILADPVDESAIRSDVATMANVHADVAVAEAYLVKDIRSVLTSDQLVQLEKALANIGDDDMPGPGGPHDGSRPRHHGG
- a CDS encoding sigma-70 family RNA polymerase sigma factor, yielding MTADPGAAIPAGEAALVAASLRGDEGAFADLVQLHQHRVFKLAGRFFRSREDVEDAAQETFLRAWRKLASYQGRAPFEHWLTRVCLNCCYAKLKAAPRPMEVMEVHAEAAGASAHPLVSLEVEQALRTLDPRDRFILLLLDGEGWDVAEIAERAGWTRTNVKVRAFRARRRVRKLLERS
- a CDS encoding tetratricopeptide repeat protein, giving the protein MPDAPHHPPLHPDDQPTLAGRPQGDAPEERVPRYRLIQRIGEGGMGDVYLADQLEPIKRKVALKIVKRGLDTREVLARFDVERQTLALMDHAAIATVLDAGSTESGRPYFAMEYVQGEPITRWCDRHRLSIRERLELFVKVCDGVQHAHQKGIIHRDLKPTNILVAGDAASPQPKIIDFGIAKAMTRGTGEVTRITELGQLVGTPEYMSPEQAGLTAQDVDTRADIYALGVILYELVTGALPFESDDLRSLPPEEMRRRIRDEDPPRLSTRAARLGARLAAAASNRQVRPERFPDHVRGDLEWITARAMEKDRARRYETANDLARDLERHLRHEPVLASPPSTMYRLGKLARRHRVAFAAGGLVAAILVVASVVSTALYFQAQKAAAAAAIEAGKSAQVAKFMEEMLEGVGPSVALGRDTKLMREILDRTAARVDKELKAQPLVEAELRMTLGRTYFDLGELAPAKTQFEKALAILKGEKGERDAATLRAASRLGTTMYQLGDLKGAEASLTATARAQTEIFGADDPDALRTQSDLSMVLVYGSKLDEAEKLVKRILPGLKKAFGPSGQTTREAMNNLAQAYTDASRLPEAEALYKEILEATLSDLGPEHPGTLEIQINLGWLYRHEERLREADAMTAGALATMRRVLGNEHPMTQIGVNNLAVIYKAEKKYKEAEPLYIENVESGKRTLGAQHPETVVGIINLAGFHRTVGDCAKGEPEADEAIRAIESHDFGEFLAGAGAYFVRGSCRADVGRYAESEPDLLKALEKLELRANSSPQKRIETLEYLVKTEAKLGRPAKAEEFRKRLDALAGRS